The proteins below are encoded in one region of Paraburkholderia aromaticivorans:
- a CDS encoding arylsulfatase, giving the protein MTTQRSQRPSLRLGMIGAAVASLVALASCGDDNLPGPTPAPVVAQKRPNILYIMADDLGYSDIHAFGGEINTPNLDALVQSGRILTNHHTGTVCAITRSMLISGTDHHLVGEGTMGVPTDERKGLPGYEGYLNDRALSVAQLLKDGGYHAYMAGKWHIGSGIVGSTTGGGQTPDQWGFEHSYALLGGAATNHFAHELANSQNYTEDGKYVQPGQPGQPGGAGGSPAVFYSTDFYTQRLISYIDSNKGDGKPFFAYAAYTSPHWPLQVPDPYLHNYAGKYDAGYDAIRNARIARQKALGIIPNDFVPYGGASETLAATAATANNGTVNAKYVSAVHSAAQGYTDYGPGTVNKTWASLSPAEKKAQARYMEIYAGMVENLDHNIGLLIQHLKDIGEYDNTFIMFQSDNGAEGWPIDSGADPTATDTANAADPVYSALGTDNGKQNAQRLQYGLRWAEVSATPFRLTKGYSGEGGVSTPLIVHLPGETTQKPTLRDFTHVTDNTATFLAVAQISPPTQAAPPLINTLTGVDQNKGKVVYNNRYVYPVTGQSLLPLLNDQATSAVHSASFGDEAYGRGYLRSADGRWKALWTEPPLGPVDGHWQLFDMGADRGETQDVSTQNPSVIDGLVQQWNNYMSSVGGVEPLRPHGYY; this is encoded by the coding sequence ATGACAACACAACGATCGCAGCGCCCTTCTCTTCGTCTTGGCATGATCGGCGCCGCCGTCGCCAGTCTCGTCGCACTCGCATCGTGCGGCGACGACAATCTGCCCGGCCCGACGCCCGCACCCGTAGTCGCCCAGAAACGCCCGAACATTCTGTACATCATGGCCGACGACCTCGGCTATTCCGACATTCATGCGTTCGGCGGCGAAATCAACACGCCCAACCTCGACGCGCTGGTGCAATCGGGCCGCATCCTGACGAATCATCATACGGGCACCGTCTGCGCGATCACGCGTTCCATGCTGATCTCCGGCACCGATCACCATCTGGTCGGCGAAGGCACCATGGGCGTGCCGACCGATGAGCGCAAAGGACTGCCGGGTTACGAAGGCTATCTGAACGACCGCGCGCTTTCCGTTGCGCAGTTGCTGAAAGACGGCGGTTATCACGCGTATATGGCCGGCAAATGGCATATTGGCTCGGGCATTGTCGGCAGCACGACGGGCGGCGGACAGACGCCCGACCAATGGGGCTTCGAACACAGCTATGCCTTGCTCGGCGGCGCCGCGACCAATCACTTCGCGCACGAACTGGCGAACTCGCAGAACTACACCGAAGACGGCAAATACGTCCAGCCCGGTCAGCCGGGACAACCGGGCGGCGCGGGCGGTAGCCCGGCAGTGTTCTATTCGACCGACTTTTATACGCAGCGCCTGATCTCGTACATCGATTCAAACAAGGGCGACGGCAAACCGTTCTTCGCCTACGCGGCCTACACGTCGCCGCACTGGCCGCTGCAAGTACCCGATCCTTATCTGCACAACTACGCCGGCAAATACGACGCCGGTTACGACGCGATCCGTAACGCCCGCATTGCGCGGCAAAAAGCGCTCGGCATCATTCCAAACGACTTCGTGCCGTACGGCGGTGCATCGGAAACGCTCGCCGCTACCGCGGCCACGGCGAACAACGGCACGGTGAACGCGAAGTACGTGAGCGCCGTGCACAGCGCCGCGCAAGGCTATACCGACTATGGTCCAGGCACGGTGAACAAGACGTGGGCAAGCCTCTCGCCCGCCGAGAAGAAAGCCCAGGCGCGTTACATGGAAATCTACGCGGGCATGGTCGAAAACCTCGACCACAACATCGGTTTGCTGATCCAGCATCTAAAGGATATCGGCGAGTACGACAACACCTTCATCATGTTCCAGTCGGATAACGGCGCGGAAGGCTGGCCGATCGACTCCGGCGCCGACCCGACCGCGACCGACACCGCCAACGCCGCCGATCCGGTTTACTCGGCACTCGGCACCGACAATGGCAAGCAGAACGCGCAACGTCTGCAGTACGGCCTGCGCTGGGCCGAAGTGAGTGCCACGCCGTTCCGTCTGACCAAGGGCTATTCGGGTGAAGGTGGCGTGTCCACGCCGTTGATCGTCCATCTGCCGGGTGAGACCACGCAGAAGCCGACACTGCGCGACTTCACGCACGTGACCGACAACACTGCGACGTTCCTCGCCGTCGCACAGATTTCGCCGCCCACGCAGGCCGCGCCGCCGCTCATCAATACGCTGACCGGCGTCGATCAGAACAAGGGCAAGGTGGTCTATAACAATCGCTACGTGTATCCGGTCACCGGGCAATCGCTGCTGCCGCTGTTGAACGATCAGGCGACGAGCGCGGTACATTCCGCATCGTTCGGCGACGAAGCCTACGGCCGCGGCTATCTGCGCAGCGCCGACGGCCGCTGGAAAGCGTTGTGGACGGAACCGCCGCTCGGCCCCGTGGATGGTCACTGGCAACTGTTCGACATGGGCGCCGACCGTGGCGAAACGCAGGACGTGTCGACGCAGAATCCCTCAGTGATCGATGGTCTCGTGCAGCAGTGGAACAACTATATGAGCAGCGTCGGCGGCGTCGAACCGTTGCGTCCGCACGGTTACTACTGA
- a CDS encoding response regulator — MNDASSAIARLILVDDHPLVRDGLRARLEAVRNLEVVGEAGNAQEALALAANADPHLVLMDVGMNGINGIALAGMFHERFPAIRVLMLSMHDNLEYVTQAVRAGASGYVLKDSPSTEIIQAIGAVLEGKQFFSAGLGARLIQASAMQSPVERLTPRERDILDALAEGLSSKQIAQRNDLSVRTVETHRLNLKRKLDIEGQAELIKFAVENRRTNR, encoded by the coding sequence ATGAACGACGCCTCATCCGCTATCGCCCGTCTGATTCTCGTCGACGATCACCCGCTCGTGCGCGACGGTTTGCGTGCGCGGCTCGAAGCGGTGCGCAACCTCGAAGTGGTCGGCGAAGCGGGCAATGCACAGGAAGCGCTCGCCCTCGCCGCGAACGCGGATCCCCATCTCGTGCTGATGGATGTCGGCATGAACGGAATAAACGGCATCGCGCTGGCCGGCATGTTTCACGAGCGCTTCCCGGCGATTCGCGTTCTCATGCTGTCGATGCACGACAATCTCGAGTACGTGACTCAGGCGGTGCGCGCGGGCGCGAGCGGCTACGTGCTGAAAGACTCGCCCTCCACCGAAATCATCCAGGCGATCGGCGCGGTGCTCGAAGGCAAACAGTTTTTCAGCGCGGGACTCGGCGCGCGTCTGATTCAGGCTTCGGCGATGCAGTCGCCCGTCGAACGGCTCACGCCGCGCGAGCGCGACATTCTCGATGCGCTCGCGGAAGGCCTGTCGAGCAAGCAGATCGCTCAGCGCAACGATCTCTCCGTGCGTACAGTGGAAACGCATCGGCTGAATCTGAAACGCAAGCTCGATATTGAAGGTCAGGCCGAGCTGATCAAGTTCGCGGTCGAGAACCGGCGCACGAACCGGTGA
- a CDS encoding cache domain-containing protein yields the protein MKLKAKIVLLAIVPFLAAIASIEVGVQRQATALAETQHATTQAAYMASKEIELKHYVELATTAIAPLYDAGQDNARDDATLRARALDVLQKMDFGKDGYFFVYDMHGRSLMHPREPDLVGRDLWELRDPQGTLTIQQLLAAASRGGGYVRYLWHRPSTGKVASKLGYVVPLERWGWMIGTGIYLDDVDNTLAHIDERAAANIDRTMKWIDAIAVAGLAVIALCALVLNVTEYRSADAKLKRLAQQVVESQENERARLSRELHDGISQMMVSVKLLLESALARFERSEVRVPAAEAALTTSLTRLGDTLREVRRISHALRPSMLDDLGVAAALEQLSRELSEQSGIEIGFTQIAHTHAAVLPDAVNTVLFRIAQEALMNIVRHAQASSAALALEVSNDAVTLNVADNGRGFDVTHAFVGRRSGVGLRNMRERLEALGGTLSLSSQAGHTLVTARVPLGSTEPTLPALQET from the coding sequence ATGAAACTCAAAGCCAAGATTGTCTTGCTGGCGATCGTGCCCTTTCTGGCCGCCATCGCAAGCATCGAAGTTGGTGTGCAACGGCAAGCCACGGCGCTCGCCGAGACGCAACACGCGACCACGCAGGCCGCGTATATGGCCAGCAAGGAGATCGAGCTCAAGCATTACGTCGAACTCGCCACCACCGCGATCGCGCCGCTCTATGACGCCGGCCAGGACAATGCGCGCGACGATGCGACGCTGCGCGCACGCGCGCTCGATGTACTACAGAAAATGGACTTCGGCAAGGACGGCTACTTCTTCGTCTACGACATGCACGGCCGATCGTTGATGCATCCGCGCGAACCCGACCTCGTTGGGCGCGATCTGTGGGAACTGCGCGATCCGCAAGGCACACTGACCATTCAGCAACTGCTCGCCGCGGCCTCGCGTGGCGGCGGCTATGTGCGCTACCTGTGGCATCGTCCGTCGACGGGCAAAGTGGCGTCGAAACTCGGCTACGTGGTGCCGCTGGAGCGCTGGGGCTGGATGATCGGCACTGGCATCTATCTCGACGACGTGGATAACACGCTTGCGCATATCGACGAACGCGCGGCCGCCAACATCGATCGTACGATGAAATGGATCGACGCGATCGCCGTGGCCGGACTCGCCGTGATCGCGCTGTGCGCGCTCGTGCTCAACGTCACCGAATACCGCAGCGCGGACGCCAAACTGAAACGGCTCGCGCAGCAGGTGGTCGAATCGCAGGAAAACGAACGGGCGCGCCTGTCGCGTGAACTGCACGACGGCATCAGCCAGATGATGGTCTCCGTGAAGCTGCTGCTCGAATCCGCACTGGCGCGCTTCGAGCGCAGCGAAGTGCGCGTGCCCGCGGCAGAGGCCGCGCTCACCACCAGTCTCACGCGGCTTGGCGACACCTTGCGCGAAGTGCGGCGCATTTCCCACGCGCTGCGCCCGTCGATGCTGGACGATCTCGGCGTGGCGGCCGCGCTCGAACAACTCTCGCGCGAACTCAGCGAGCAGTCGGGCATCGAGATCGGCTTCACGCAGATCGCGCACACCCACGCCGCGGTTTTGCCGGACGCGGTCAACACCGTGCTGTTCCGAATTGCCCAGGAAGCGCTGATGAATATCGTGCGCCACGCGCAGGCGTCGAGCGCGGCGCTCGCGCTGGAAGTATCGAACGACGCCGTCACGCTTAACGTCGCGGACAACGGGCGCGGCTTCGACGTGACGCATGCGTTCGTGGGCCGGCGCTCGGGCGTGGGTCTGCGCAACATGCGCGAGCGGCTCGAAGCGCTAGGCGGCACACTGTCGCTCAGTTCACAAGCCGGCCACACCCTCGTCACCGCACGCGTGCCGTTGGGATCGACCGAGCCGACATTGCCGGCCTTGCAGGAAACCTGA